The Anolis carolinensis isolate JA03-04 chromosome 1, rAnoCar3.1.pri, whole genome shotgun sequence genome window below encodes:
- the flrt3 gene encoding leucine-rich repeat transmembrane protein FLRT3: MISVSWNFILIWTKIGLLLKMAPHFVSAKSCPSVCRCDAGFIYCNDRDLTSIPAGIPADATTLYLQNNQINNAGIPSDLKTLIKVERIYLYHNSLDEFPINLPKFVKELHLQENNIRTITYDSLSQIPYLEELHLDDNSVSAVSIEDGAFRDNIFLRLLFLSRNHLSTIPWGLPKTIEELRLDDNRISTISEVSLQDLTNLKRLVLDGNLLSNHGLGEKVFMNLVNLTELSLVRNSLTAAPTNLPGANLRKLYLQENHINRVPPNAFAYLRQLYRLDMSNNNLSNLPQGVFDDLDNITQLFLRNNPWRCGCRMKWVRDWLQTMPVRVNVRGLMCQAPEKVRGMTIKDLNPDLFDCKDDEMVSTVPNTASVPNTLYPGEGHWSVSVTKSPEIKTPNPRRSYRTTATPVQEIITIVVKSVSTETIHISWKVALPMTALRLSWLKMGHSPAFGSITETIVTGDRNDYLLTALEPDSPYRVCMVPMETSNIYMSDETPVCIETETAPLKMYNPTTTLNHEQEKEPYKNSNLPLAAIIGGAVALVAIALLALVCWYVHRNGSLFSRNCTYSKGRRRKDDYAEAGTKKDNSILEIRETSFQMISLNNEQVSKEEFVIHTIFPPNGMNLYKNNHSESSSNRSYRDSGIPDSDHSHS, encoded by the coding sequence ATGATCAGTGTAAGCTGGAATTTCATCCTAATTTGGACAAAGATAGGGCTGTTGCTCAAAATGGCACCTCACTTTGTCAGTGCCAAATCATGCCCCTCAGTGTGCCGCTGTGATGCAGGATTCATTTACTGCAATGATCGTGACTTGACATCGATCCCTGCTGGGATTCCAGCGGATGCTACAACCCTTTACCTTCAGAATAATCAAATTAATAATGCTGGGATTCCATCTGATCTAAAAACCTTGATCAAAGTGGAGAGAATTTATTTATACCACAACAGTTTGGATGAGTTCCCCATCAATCTCCCCAAGTTTGTCAAGGAATTGCATTTACAagaaaacaacataaggacaattACTTATGATTCCCTGTCACAAATTCCTTATCTGGAAGAGCTGCATTTGGATGATAATTCTGTTTCTGCAGTTAGTATTGAAGACGGAGCCTTCCGGGATAATATCTTTCTCagacttctttttctttctcgaaATCACCTCAGCACCATTCCCTGGGGCTTGCCTAAAACAATAGAAGAGCTGCGCTTGGATGATAATCGCATTTCCACAATTTCTGAGGTGTCCCTTCAAGACCTTACAAATCTGAAACGTCTAGTTTTAGATGGAAATCTCTTAAGCAATCATGGATTAGGAGAAAAAGTCTTCATGAACCTAGTCAATTTAACGGAACTCTCACTGGTCCGTAATTCTCTTACAGCAGCTCCAACGAATTTGCCAGGTGCAAACCTGAGAAAGCTTTATCTGCAAGAAAACCATATAAATCGTGTACCACCTAATGCTTTTGCATACCTACGACAGTTGTATCGGCTAGATATGTCAAACAACAATCTCAGTAATTTACCTCAGGGTGTCTTTGATGACCTGGACAATATAACCCAGTTGTTCCTTCGCAACAACCCTTGGCGCTGTGGGTGCAGAATGAAGTGGGTTCGTGACTGGTTGCAGACAATGCCTGTCAGAGTGAATGTGCGTGGACTGATGTGTCAAGCACCAGAAAAAGTGCGTGGCATGACCATCAAAGACCTCAACCCCGACCTATTTGACTGCAAAGATGATGAGATGGTAAGCACTGTCCCAAATACTGCTTCAGTACCAAACACTTTATATCCTGGAGAAGGACACTGGTCAGTTTCTGTCACCAAATCACCTGAAATAAAGACTCCAAATCCACGCAGAAGCTACAGGACAACTGCTACCCCAGTACAGGAAATCATTACCATTGTTGTAAAATCTGTaagcactgagactattcatatTTCTTGGAAAGTTGCACTACCCATGACTGCTTTAAGACTTAGCTGGCTCAAAATGGGTCATAGCCCTGCCTTTGGATCTATAACTGAAACCATTGTTACAGGAGACCGGAACGACTATCTGCTCACGGCTCTTGAGCCAGATTCACCCTATCGTGTATGCATGGTTCCTATGGAAACCAGTAACATCTATATGTCTGACGAAACCCCTGTTTGTATAGAGACTGAAACTGCACCCCTTAAAATGTACAACCCCACCACTACCCTGAACCATGAACAAGAGAAAGAGCCCTACAAAAATTCCAACTTGCCCTTAGCTGCCATCATAGGAGGCGCAGTGGCATTAGTAGCGATAGCACTGCTTGCGTTGGTCTGCTGGTATGTCCATAGGAATGGATCCTTGTTCTCAAGAAACTGTACATACAGCAAAGGACGGAGGAGAAAAGACGATTACGCTGAAGCTGGAACTAAGAAGGACAACTCCATCTTGGAAATCAGAGAGACGTCTTTTCAGATGATCTCTCTGAACAACGAACAAGTGTCCAAGGAGGAGTTTGTAATACACACCatattcccaccaaatggaatgaACCTGTACAAGAACAACCACAGTGAAAGCAGCAGTAACAGAAGTTACAGGGACAGTGGTATACCTGATTCAGACCATTCGCATTCATGA